The nucleotide window aattgaaaaaattctctttacGCTTATTCCCACCACCCATttcctatttaataataatttaaaaataaaagaagtaagtgtttaaaaaagaaagacaacaaatatttattttaaaaaaaaaactttttattaaaaaacttaaaactaaaatacaattaataataataataaatctaactctaaaatactttttttcttaatatttaaacttaaaactaagggaaagaaatcgagggaaataaataaaaatagaaaaaagaaaatatttatattaaaaaaaattttattaaaaaataaaacttaaaactaaaatacaaatttttttttttttttgtttttcctaattttattttctaatttaaagctaagggaaataaataaataaataaacaagtaaatattgatttttaaattttgttttatttttaaaaaaacttaaaattaaaaatacattttttttttaatttaaatcaagttggagggggggggcaggggtctcagtcccactgctccaggGACCAGTCCTCCTCCATCAGGTCAGGCTGGGCGGGCTCCTCCCCGAAGAGGATCCTGAGACTCCAGGCATCCCACACGTCGTACAGGGTGAGCGCCTGCTCACCCTCGGCCTCGAACTGGCGCGACTCGCGCCTCAGAGCGCGGATCCACCGCGCTCTCGGGGTGTCTGGGCCGACACCTCCCTCCCAGCGAGCTCCGCGctgtaacagaaaaaaattaatattaaatatttataagaaaatgaggaaaaaagggGGTATTTCAGGAAAGGAATGACAGGAAGGGGTTAGAGGGGATAAAgggaatagagagagagagagagagagagagagagagagagtcaaaAACTTACCATGAAGGCCTCGTCCTCGACATCCGCCAACTATTTGGCGGCCCTGGCGTGCAaatcctggatggcgaaaatgTTTTCGCCTTCCAGGGATTCACCCTCTGCGTCCTCCCAGCGCAGCCACGTATTTGCCTCCCTCAGGTAGGCTCTCTCCCTCCTGGTGGCCAGCATctgtaaattgaaaaacaacacaatgaattaaaaattaaaaaaagataaacagaatgaatgaatttaaaaattaaaaaaacaaagagaagaagaatgaatttaacaaactaaaaaactaaaacaaacgaaaaacgaaaaatctaaaaactaaaaacaaacgaaaaattgaaaaactaaaacgcacaaaatgaatttaaaactaaaacaaacgaaaaacaaaaaaaaatcaaaaactaaaacagcaaaaattaaaatgaaaatatacgcggatttgaaattaaaaaaaaaaacgcgaaacgtaTAGGCATGCCgacatttaaacaatataaaaatacgcgaaatgaaaaccaaaaaaaaaaaaacccaagaatataaaaatacgcgAAATGAGCCCACAGacgcgaaaaaatgaaaatttaaaaaaaaaaacgcgaaacacatataaaaaatCGCGAGAAAAACGTCACGCaccaaaaaccgcgaaaccccacgaaaaacatgcacaaataaatatttaaaaaaaaaaaaacttacctcGCGGACGTAATCCTCCTGGCAGGCTCCTGCACACGTcactttcaccatttttttttaaataaaatcaaaaaaacacgaaaaagacACTAAAACTTGACGAGGCACTAGTCGTCGGGGATGGTGatggtgaaagagggcgagtagtggaacctcacggtttatataacttCTGCCCCACTATttcgccctcaaccctctaaaccgtaagttagagggagatgGGGGTAAGGATTTATGtaggaaagacgaggaaaaagtcaaaattgttctctaaaccctctaaacaacgagaaggaaagagacaataaacgaaagacTACAGGAcgccgacgaagaagaagcgagagagaaatttctcctagcttctacgtgaaaaaaaagggctggggacaggagagggaatattgggtcttgcctagcaataaaaaaaagtcaagactcacaggtaatgcaataaaatgtatgacttttatttcaggtattcaaaaaaatacagacatgtttaatgaatttttaacccgaacggttactgggtgataacggggtgaaatcaagactctggatgaccaatccttcatcatcatcatccccgctttgatccaattgcatcgcaatttgatcaagctctttttggcgctgcgttggagcccatcgcccttcgtaatcgtccccgcgattcctttgttctagattcgcgcccaacgcgactagaacggcctcgatttcctcgatagtttttcgcggttctgaaatgaaaaaaaatacaagattagcttaaatcaatctaatctcaaaattcatatgattgattgattgaatatttacttttCGGGGTTGAGGTCGCGAAATTCAATGGTCCAAgctgagcatcttcaccctcgcgttccaggattaaattgatgactgatggagtgctgggaatgatctcgatcgatgaatccaattccatcatgggctcagggatgatatccttcgatgtgttgtccttggatcgatttttttctgatttgcgagctctaaattgtctttgtttttccttagctagttcgcgacgtttttcgcgagcgataaagtcggccttctttttttccgcgagttttaaacgtttttcgcgagcctgtattttattcagatcctttttcttatcaatgtagttcacttgattgaataaatcaagatctttttctaacatattaatccataactttttttcttctgtactcacttgcatgatttcacttgtttttttattattgactttcaggattttagagccactttgagtgctaccggctgatttatggcccaatcgtctggttgagttttttttcttcatcttttcaaccgtttggaggtcaaagtcaatatttatgacaggggctgtcttggaaatttcacgtcgttggagtttcacatttttcactattttttcaattgatcttttctcatcactgttatattgcactacacgatcactaattatcttaattccgttttgattggccttgtttccaccatatttagatttttttaggtttaaaagttccaggctgataacctgattgataactggattttggagatgagttcatttgacttgatgtcattttgacgtaaaaaacgtaaatgcagtaaaatgatctcactggggtccttgatgcatccctagtttagaggaggaggggctaagttttccacacttttttgaagatttgcccttggtggggggtcctttgcatacctgatgggggcggatgctcgagttttcctttttttcgcccccccccctccacttgttttgcatttgttgactattgaaaggaaaggtcaatgattggcccatttcctttcttgtagaccaatgtctcctcccccgcagggagataatattcttcctcacacgccctaaaaaagtagtaccaatagagtttttcccccactcctgctttgcataatcttgtgtgttctatgcagtcgaaaaaaccatttgacttcgacattttatataataatacatcactattatgcacaattgctttagtaaccacagccaaagtttttgcatttttcgcatatttctttccatttaataaattcgcgattgcaatgcttctcaaggatggaggattatatctcatttgaaaattcgattcgatttctttattagattctgcaggttcttcattgtaacatattttaaaagtcgtacacatgtctatgccctcatcttgagagtgtaatttatccctgcgatatctgatatggattttattccatatttcatcgagaaatttatatttgcatacacaagaaggatcaacaaggaaatcttccacttcgcattccaatcctgaccctatcgcgattttccgcgcttttgttggactgcacatgtcatcactatctaggtaatcatcatcggtatatttatcaacacatacgcgtactcttttctggcgaaattgaggcttttgtcgtccctcatacgattcgcgacccgcgagatattttttaagggactctaaatcgtaactttcaaagtttttagacatttttactattgcaatgccttttaacgaatgacaacaaacgcgtcactcgatttaacaaaaaaaatcggtataggaaggttccatggtaagagtggggggtaccgcgcaacatacaaaaaccgcgaaagtggggcgcatgtgtgacgccgccgccgcagaactccctgcggtgggggataatgtgtgacggttataggtctgtcatgcgtatagtgggggattctgccccctccactctcatacgtagcgctataaaacgcgggtgctcgcggtggatttgattcagtcgtcctgatttcatccattcattttttcaacatggagagcaacaaacaaaagggattcagtgatgctgaacagcatgtggtcttgtctcaagttatatctttgaatagatcagagacaaaacaaattcgtgtcggcttaaaatttacgtgtttcggtcaattcgtcccggttgtgcaatttatgggcgtacgcccgaaacgcgccatattgtcaatgacacgagaagaatggaccctttttttcaacgatttggatgctgtaaccgattactttgaccctgagaagttccacccaaagatcaaccacaatctacctgcaaaggaatttggggccataaacgtgaaattccaccgcagttttgaaaatccctgcgtgacctttgttcgcaatgatgatgcaaatcagactcccataatgatgatgggacagagcatcattacattgaaaaacaaggctgcatggattaatcagtggctggatttcttggagacattgcctctcaaggaatataaggaatcgcttgtacaatcaattaaaggaattgctatgaattatatggattataatagaatgcctgccacggaggatcttcatcatcgcatacgcgtaaatttcgaggaaatttatctcttggctcgcgatgatcttcgacgtacaataccccacgaaaatcttggttatttgtatcaattatttggagaattattccataattgttacaattatttggataaattcgcgggaggggcttacagaatgccctcatattgaaaaaccatacacatatgattttatgtaactcatttgtaaaatggaacctacgattttatgaaatataaaaaaaaaagatgaaatttaaaccctatgtttaattatttattacaaaaaccctcaacatcttttcaggtataaaaaagacggaaggcaaaaaacattttttatctttaaataaaaaaaaaaaccttttaaaagGGAACAACATGcactaaaagagagagaaaaacatagtcaaaaaaaaaggagacatcgttgagaatttttccaacggtcttccatagaaagggaaaatttattaccctaaaaaacctgtaaaaaaaaaaagcattcatatactgcgccattcatgccagggcattgcgcaatcctccatctaaaaaaaaataatgggccagtttcccttaacacgtgaacgacattccattgcataacaatggaatgctttcaggcgttttgggacctgcccgcattccttgccacccacccaccacccacttcctgtcgaacaatgacattttttggggaccctcaccccagggggccctagagcggcgacgtcctcctcaaaggacaatggggaaaacgtgttcggacacgtctggaaaaagggggaagggggggcgattcctggaagaaaattcgccaatcgtgcccacttactactcacagctgtttcaaacttctgtactaggtgtatttcgatgagctgaagccgatggcaccggaattttccaggtgcgaccaacggttctcgagatagtttcgttgatatcagaaaatttttcatagtaatagctaattttggatataactcacccgcaacagttcacagctgttttaaacttctttactaggtgtatttcgacgagctgaagccgatggcaccggaattttccaggtgcgatcaacggttctcgagatagcttcgttcatatcaaaaaatttttcttagtaatagctaaacttggatataacacacccgcaacagttcacagctgtttcaaacgtcgttactaggtgtatttcgacgagctgaagccgatggaacaggagtttttcaggcgcgatcaacggttcttcggagaacgtcgaccatagggcgaaagatgtgaatcaacaaacagcgtcggatcggtataaaaaatgcgtgcggtactacaaaatgatgccatgcagccatcgacggtgtcgtacagcgtcaaaatgcaagatttcaaccaatttttcgtcaaaacgtgtttttcagctgctgaaacgcacgaatttcaccaaaacggataatactgcaattatttccccgacaagggaatgcagccgtttgaaaatttcccgggggtatttcgacgagctgaagccgatggaacaaaaattttagatgtgcgatcaacggttctcgagataacgtcgttcatatcagaaaatttttcatagtaatagctaagcttggatataactcacccgcaacagttcacagctgttttaaacttctttactaggtgtatgccgacgagctgaagccgatggcaccggaattttccaggtgcgatcaccggttctcgagatagcttcgttcatatcagaaaatttttcttagtaatagctaaacttggatataactcacccgcaacagttcacagctgtttcaaacttctttgctcggtgtattccgacgagctgaagccgatggcaccggaattttccaggtgctatcaacggttctcgagatagcttcgttcatatcagaaaatttttcttagtaatagctaaacttggatataactcacccgcaacagttcacagctgttttaaacttctttactaggtgtatttcgatgagctgaagtcgatggcaccggaattttccaggtgcgatcaacggttctcgagatagcttcgttcatatcagtaaattgttcttagtaatagctaaacttggatataactcacccgcaacagttcacagctgtttcaaacttctttactaggtgtatttcgacgagctgaagccgatggcaccggaattttccaggtgcgatcaacggttctcgagatagcttcgttcatatcagaaaatttttcttagtaatagctaaacttggatataactcacccgcaacagttcacagctgtttcaaacttctttactaggtgtatttcgacgagctgaagccgatggcaatggaattttccaggtgcgatcaacggctctcgagataacttcgttcatatcagaaaatttttcatagtaaaagataaagttggctgtaactcacccacaacaattcacagccgttgctaaacatcttactaggtgtatttcgtcctaccgaagccgatgaaacaggagtttttcaggcgcgatcaacggttctcgagatagcttcgttcatatcagaaaatttttcttagtaatagctaaacttggatataactcccccgcaacagttcacagctgttttaaacttctttactaggtgtatttcgacgagctgaagccgatggcaccggaattttccaggtgcgattaacggttctcgagatagcttcgttcatatcagaaactttttcttagtaatagctaaacttggatataactcacccgcaacagttcacagctgtttcaaacttctttgctcggtgtattccgacgagctgaagccgatggcaccggaattttccaggtgcgatcaacggttctcgagatagcttcgtgcatatcagaaaatttttcttagtaatagctaaacttggatataactcacccgcaacagttcacagctgtttcaaacttctttgctcggtgtattccgacgagctgaagccgatggcaccggaattttccaggtgctatcaacggttctcgagatagcttcgttcatatcagaaaatttttcttagtaatagctaaacttggatataactcacccgcaacagttcacagctgttttaaacttctttactaggtgtatttcgatgagctgaagtcgatggcaccggaattttccaggtgcgatcaacggttctcgagatagcttcgttcatatcagtaaattgttcttagtaatagctaaacttggatataactcacccgcaacagttcacagctgtttcaaacttctttactaggtgtatttcgacgagctgaagccgatggcaccggaattttccaggtgcgatcaacggttctcgagatagcttcgttcatatcagaaaatttttcttagtaatagctaaacttggatataactcacccgcaacagttcacagctgtttcaaacgtcgttactaggtgtatttcgacgagctgaagccgatggaacaggagtttttcaggcgcgatcaacggttcttcggagaacgtcgaccatagggcgaaagatgtgaatcaacaaacagcgtcggatcggtataaaaaatgcgtgcggtactacaaaatgatgccatgcagccatcgacggtgtcgtacagcgtcaaaatgcaagatttcaaccaatttttcgtcaaaacgtgtttttcagctgctgaaacgcacgaatttcaccaaaacggataatactgcaattatttccccgacaagtgaatgcaaccgtttgaaaatttcccgggggtatttcgacgagctgaagccgatggaacaaaaattttagatgtgcgatcaacggttctcgagataacgtcgttcatatcagaaaatttttcatagtaatagctaatcttggatataactcacccgcaacagttcacagctgtttcaaacttctttactaggtgtatttcgacgagctgaagccgatggcaccggaattttccaggtgcgatcaacggttctcgagatagtttcgttcatatcagaaaatttttcatagtaatagctaattttggatataactcacccgcaacagttcacagctgtttcaaacttctttactaggtgtatttcgacgagctgaagccgatggcaccggaattttccaggtgcgatcaacggttctcgagatagcttcgttcatatcaaaaaatttttcttagtaatagctaaacttggatataacacacccgcaacagttcacagctgtttcaaacgtcgttactaggtgtatttcgacgagctgaagccgatggaacaaaaattttagatgtgcgatcaacggttctcgagataacttcgttcatatcggaaaatttttcatagtaaaagataaagttggctgtaactcacccacaacaattcacagccgttcctaaacatcttactaggtgtatttcgtcctaccgaagccgatgaaacaggagtttttcaggcgcgatcaacggttcttcggagaacgtcgaccatagggcgaaagatgtgaatcaacaaacagcgtcggatcggtataaaaaatgcgtgcggtactacaaaatgatgccatgcagccatcgacggtgtcgtacagcgtcaaaatgcaagatttcaacaaatttttcgtcaaaacgtgtttttcagctgctgaaacgcacgaatttcaccaaaacggataatactgcaattatttccccgacaagggaatgcagccgtttgaaaatttccttccgggggtatttcgacgagctgaagccgatggaacaaaaattttagatgtgcgatcaacggttctcgagataacgtcgttcatatcagaaaatttttcatagtaatagctaagcttggatataactcacccgcaacagttcacagctgttttaaacttctttactaggtgtatgccgacgagctgaagccgatggcaccggaattttccaggtgcgatcaccggttctcgagatagcttcgttcatatcagaaaatttttcttagtaatagctaaacttggatataactcacccgcaacagttcacagctgtttcaaacttctttgctcggtgtattccgacgagctgaagccgatggcaccggaattttccaggtgctatcaacggttctcgagatagcttcgttcatatcagaaaatttttcttagtaatagctaaacttggatataactcacccgcaacagttcacagctgttttaaacttctttactaggtgtatttcgatgagctgaagtcgatggcaccggaattttccaggtgcgatcaacggttctcgagatagcttcgttcatatcagtaaattgttcttagtaatagctaaacttggatataactcacccgcaacagttcacagctgtttcaaacttctttactaggtgtatttcgacgagctgaagccgatggcaccggaattttccaggtgcgatcaacggttctcgagatagcttcgttcatatcagaaaatttttcttagtaatagctaaacttggatataactcacccgcaacagttcacagctgtttcaaacttctttactaggtgtatttcgacgagctgaagccgatggcaatggaattttccaggtgcgatcaacggctctcgagataacttcgttcatatcagaaaatttttcatagtaaaagataaagttggctgtaactcacccacaacaattcacagccgttgctaaacatcttactaggtgtatttcgtcctaccgaagccgatgaaacaggagtttttcaggcgcgatcaacggttctcgagatagcttcgttcatatcagaaaatttttcttagtaatagctaaacttggatataactcccccgcaacagttcacagctgttttaaacttctttactaggtgtatttcgacgagctgaagccgatggcaccggaattttccaggtgcgattaacggttctcgagatagcttcgttcatatcagaaactttttcttagtaatagctaaacttggatataactcacccgcaacagttcacagctgtttcaaacttctttgctcggtgtattccgacgagctgaagccgatggcaccggaattttccaggtgcgatcaacggttctcgagatagcttcgtgcatatcagaaaatttttcttagtaatagctaaacttggatataactcacccgcaacagttcacagctgtttcaaacttctttgctcggtgtattccgacgagctgaagccgatggcaccggaattttccaggtgctatcaacggttctcgagatagcttcgttcatatcagaaaatttttcttagtaatagctaaacttggatataactcacccgcaacagttcacagctgttttaaacttctttactaggtgtatttcgatgagctgaagtcgatggcaccggaattttccaggtg belongs to Diachasmimorpha longicaudata isolate KC_UGA_2023 unplaced genomic scaffold, iyDiaLong2 ctg00000075.1, whole genome shotgun sequence and includes:
- the LOC135171666 gene encoding uncharacterized protein LOC135171666 isoform X1, yielding MKKKNSTRRLGHKSAGSTQSGSKILKVNNKKTSEIMQVSTEEKKLWINMLEKDLDLFNQVNYIDKKKDLNKIQAREKRLKLAEKKKADFIAREKRRELAKEKQRQFRARKSEKNRSKDNTSKDIIPEPMMELDSSIEIIPSTPSVINLILEREGEDAQLGPLNFATSTPKKPRKTIEEIEAVLVALGANLEQRNRGDDYEGRWAPTQRQKELDQIAMQLDQSGDDDDEGLVIQSLDFTPLSPSNRSG
- the LOC135171666 gene encoding uncharacterized protein LOC135171666 isoform X2, which encodes MKKKNSTRRLGHKSAGSTQSGSKILKVNNKKTSEIMQAREKRLKLAEKKKADFIAREKRRELAKEKQRQFRARKSEKNRSKDNTSKDIIPEPMMELDSSIEIIPSTPSVINLILEREGEDAQLGPLNFATSTPKKPRKTIEEIEAVLVALGANLEQRNRGDDYEGRWAPTQRQKELDQIAMQLDQSGDDDDEGLVIQSLDFTPLSPSNRSG